Within Malus domestica chromosome 04, GDT2T_hap1, the genomic segment CTATTCTTCCAGTAAATTGGCCCCAAAGAGTAAGCCTTGTGTTTTCTTGGGATATAGCTTAAACCACAGTGGGTATAGGTGTCTAGATCCTATCATCAATAAGCTTTATATTTCGAGGCatgtggtgtttgatgaaaCTTCATTTCCTTTCAAACAATCACAGTTTTCACCCTTGCTTCATTCTTCTCCTCCTATTCTTACTACATTTCCTAACCCTATTTCACTCACTATACCTATTCCTAATCCTATCTCTATTTCTCCCTCTTCACCCATCTCTGACACTTCACATATTTCTTCCCCTATCTCAGTACTAGCAACTGCAACCCCAACTAATTCCTTTACTTCACCAATAGCCCAACCTACTGCTTTTATTCCAGTTAACCAACATCCCATGATTACAACAGCCAAATTTGGCATAACAAAGCCCAAAGTTTTTATAGCCACTAAGCACCCTCTTCCATCATCTGTTGACCAACTCACCATCATTCCTTCTACACCTACCACTTATCAACAAGCTTCTAAGAATCCCAATTAGGTGAAAGCAATGGCAGATGCATTTCAAGCTCTCCAAACCACTGGTACTTAGGAATTAGTACTTCTCATCCAAGTTACAATCTAGTTGGCTGCAAATGGGTATTCAAAGTCAAACACAAAGTTGATGGCTCCTTGATTTTTCAGAGACATTTAGCCTAGTAGCTAAACCAACTACCATCAGAATTCTGTTGTCTATTGCTGTGACTTATGATTGGTTTGTGCATCAGTTGGATGTGAGTAATGCTTTTCTGCATGGTTATCTTAAAGAGGATGTATATACGATTCAACCTCCTGGTTTTGGGGATTAGTCTAAACCTCAACACGTTTGTAAACTCAAAAGGTCTCTCTATGGCCTTAAACAAGCTCTAAGAGCTTGGTATGAAGCCTTATACAGTGCCATTATTTCCTTGGGTttctcatcctcatcctcatcctctgATACTAGTCTTTTCATTAAGAAAGATTCTCACATTAGTTTCATATTagtctatgttgatgacattatcATCAATGGAAGTTCCACTCCAGTATGTCAATCCATTATTTCAAAACTACAATCTCTATTTCCAGTCAAAGACTTGGGTGATATCCACTATTTTCTAGGCATTGAAGTTCACAGGTCTGCCAAAGGATTGTTTCTCAATCAATCCAAATATGCTCTAGATTTACTTAAGAAAACTGAAGCTAAGATTGTTACAGTTATATGTATTGATGCTAACTCAGCATTGGATTAGATATTttatggatatatatatatatatatatatatatatatcccttGTAATCTGCAGATAAAGTTAATGAGAATCATTTGTCAACAACCACAATCTTtgccaatctctctctctctctcttaattcTGTAAACTTATACGAATATTACTATAACCTATGAAGTACTGATTTATTTCTGCATTTCAGAGATTGTCAACAAGGTTGCCTGGACAATGATTATGTTAAGGGAAAAATAGTGGTATGCGATGACGAAACTGGAGATATTGAGGCTCGCAGAGCAGGTGCACTTGGTTCAGTTTTACTTAATTCCCATGGAAAATATTATGATCTTTTTCGAGCTCCCATATTACCGGCAACAATATTGATGAACGAAGATTATGAAGTGGTCAGGTCCTACACGAGTTCCACCAGGTGAAAATTATTTTGGGTACTCATAAGGGAATTGTCCCATGATCATGTCTTAACTGCTctcgttcctttttttttatagagatccTCAAGCAAATatattcaaaagtgaattcgtAAAAGATCCCGCTGCACCTACTTTTGCTTACTTCTCTGGGCGTGGACCTAATGATATTTTGAACAATATTATTAAGGTACTTATTTCGTCTCACTTTCTGCTATCTGTCTTATTTTGTACATACAGTAATAACAATTGCATTTTGCATTCCTAATGTAATTCAGCCTGATATAACTGCCCCGGGGGTAGAAATTGTTGCTGTATATTCTGCTGTTTCTTCTCCCACACCAAGTTCTGAAGACAAGAGGCGTGTAAAGTACAATATGTTGTTTGGAACCTCTCTATCGTGCCCCCACGCTGCTGCAGCAGCTGCATACGTAAAATCATTCTGATATAACTGGTCTCCTGAAGCTGTCAAGTCATCTCTGATGACTTCTGATATTGTCTTAATAATAGCTACTGAAATTGTATGTTATATAGTTTGGATATTCTAAGATTCGATTCTTTTATTTACTACTTTTTTTTAGCTTCTTTTTCTCTTGTAGCTTGGCCCATGAATAACACCTACAACTTCTAGTGGTGAAATTGCATCTGGACATATCAGTGCCGTATCGGAACCCGATTATACTGGTGAATTTGCTTATGGATCCGGACATATCAATCCAGTACAAGCTGTAAACCCCGGGCTTGTATATGTAGGAGGAAGAGCGATAGAGAAACGTAGGAGAGGGGAGAGGTTTTTAAAACTTGAAAAGACTCCTGatttcttatttcttttttcaCACATCAAACTCATAACACTACATGGCTTTTATAGTCACTACAATACATCATCATTTATTTACAATACGTCATCATTTATTTAGCTAATTATGAACTTCTTAATAATTGAAACATCTAGAGAAATCATGATTAACTCTAAAATTCCAAACATCACAACTCTAGAACTTCTATCTTCCTGATTTATGACTCTTTCTTTGTAACTTAAATTTGGTTTAATCTTCCAACATTGCCTCccttaaaccaaatttgcttTTGATTCCTAGTCCTGCAACATCTCGCTTGAACACTTGTCCACTAAGTGGTTTTGTGAACACGCCTGCCATCTGGTCATCTGTTTTGCAATACTTTAGCTATATAACTCCCTCACTAACAAGCTCCCTTAGGAAATGAAAGTGGATGAAGATGTGCTTTGCTCTCCCATGTAGAACAGGATCTTTTTTAGACTGAAATTGTTGAGCTAGTGTCACAAAGCGAAGTGGTTAGACCCATTTGTTTTATGCATAAGACTATCCAAAAAGCCAAGTAGCCAAATTGTGTGACGTCTTGCAAGAGAGGTAGCTATGTACTCCACTTCCGTTGTAGAGAGGGCAACAATCAATTGCTTCCTCGAACTCCATGAAATCACCCCACTTCCCAGACCAAAGACATAACCTGAAGTGTTTTTGCAATCATCAATACTTCCAGCTAAATCACTGTCCGTATAGCCAATAAGTTTCATTGGAACATTTGCTTCATAAAAAATGCCATAATCGACAGTTCCTTTGATGTATCACAAAATTCTTTTTGTAGCTTCCCAATGATTTGAACGTGGCTTTTCCATAAACCTGCTCACCAGACTTACTACATACATGATGTCTGGTCTTGTGGCCATTAAGTACATCAAATTACCCACCAAACTACGAAACTTGGTGGAGTCGATAAGTCTCATTTCACCATCTTGGCTGAGCATTAGGCCTATAATGCATGGTGCCACTACTGGGTTTGCATTCTCTATCCCAAATTTCTTCAAAACTTCTTTTGCATAACTATCTTGAGAAATGAAAATGCCTTTCTTAGATTGAGAAACTTCAATACCAAGAAAGTGATGCAGCTTGCCTAAATCTGTCATCTCAAATTCTTTCATCATAGAGAGCTTAAAACCATTCAATAACTCCAAATCATTTCCGGTAAAGATAAGATCATCCACATAAAGACTTACGACCATGAAACTTCCTTGTGAAGTGCTTTTGACATAGAGGGTATGTTCATACAGGCACTTCTGAAAACCATGCTTCTCGAAGTATGAATTAATACGGCTGTACCATGCACATGGTGATTGCTTGAGCCCATATAATGCCTTCTTAAGCTTGTAAACTTTATTTACCTCTCCTTTCTTCACGTATCTAGGTGGCTGCTCCAAATAAACTTCTTCTTAAAGGACACCATTCAAGTACGTagattttacatccatttgaaaaatttCCCTATTGTTTTATGTAGCAAGAGAGACGATCAGTCGAATAATGTCAAGTTTGGAAACAAGAGCAAAAACTTTAGTATAGTTTTCACCTTCCTTTTGCTTATAACCCTTTGCAATGAGTCTCGCCTTGTACTTGTTAATGGACCCATCTGCATTTTTCTTTGTCTTATATACCCATTTAACACCAATAGGATTCTTGTGTGCTGGCAGATTTGTGAGCTCCCAAGTCTCATTCTTCTCAATAGCCTTTATTTCTTCATCCATGGCTTGCTTCCATTTTTCCTCTTCACATGCTTCATTTAATGAAATTGGATCCTTTCCAGCAAATAAGGCAAAGAATATAGTATTATCCTCCAAATCTACTTGCTTTGAGGAATCATAAAGATCTCGTATACTTCTGAACTTTCATCGGGGGGAGTCGTCATCACTTGATGTAGCTTTTGGAGATTGAGGAGCAATTTCTGATTGATAAGTATCATCTTCTTCTTGCATAATAGGCAATTTTGTTGgaccattttcttcttcaaagaaagcattttcatCAAAGTGGACATCACGGCTGATCAAGAACTTTTTGGTCTTCGGATTGTATAGCTTGTAGGCCTTGCTCCTTTCACTATATGCAATGAAAATGCGTGGTTGAGCTTGTTTCCCAACTCCTTTGGAACATGGGAATAGGCAACACAACAGAAAATCTTCAAATGTTGCACTCTCGGCTTCACTCCATACCATTATTCATGAGGTGTGCAATCCTTCAAACTTTTTGTTGGTGATCTGTTGATTAAATATGCAGCACAAGAAACAGCTTCTGCCCAAAATTCTTGttgcaatcttttcttcttgaGGATGCATCTCACCATCTCCATGATTGTCCGATTTTTTCCTTcgctactccattttgttgcGGCGTATATCGGGCAGTCAATTGGTGCTTTATTTCATGACCCTGcaatatttttgaaactcatTGGAGAGATACTCTCCACCACGATCTATCCTCAAACTCTTGATTGGAAGACTAACAAACTTTTCAACTTCAGCCTTGAAATCTTTAAAGGCTTGAAATGCTTCAGATTTttctttgaggaagtaaacCCAAACTTTTCTTGAGAAATCATCAATAAATGTAATGAGATATAGATTACCTCCAAAAGATGCTACTGGCATTGGACCACACAAGTCAGGATGAATAAGTTCCAATGGCTTCTTTGCTTGCCAAGAGAACTCTGAAGGAAATGAACTTCTATGTTGCTTACCAAATTGACAATCTTCACAAACACCATCTACCGGATCAATTTGAGGCTGCCCATGTACCATTCTTTTGTTTGACAACATCTTCAAACTTCCATAATTTAAATGGTCATATCTATCATGCCATAACTTAGAGACTTCTTTTTCAACACTCATAAAGCACGATAGTTTTGTTGTCTGGAGCTTCAAAGGAAACAAGTTATTTGCAGCAAGTCCAAACTTGGCAACAAATTTATCCTTCCTTTTGAGAACACAAAAATCACCACGGAGGCGAATATCAAAACTCTTCCTCAACAGATGACCCATACTTAATAAATTACTCTTCAAACCAGGAACATAATACACTTCAAAAACCTTCTCAATTGTTCCAgattttgaaatgaaagacaccTCACCAATTCCCTCAATTTTATGGGCTCTATCATGACCAATTCTTACTTGACCACAATCGAACTgacaaaaaaaaggtttttgTTACCGCTTGCTAGCTCCGCTATCCAAATACCACACATCATTCATTTGATCTCCATGACATGCAAGCAATAAAGTTTCTTTATAATCACCATCTCCAGAATTGGTTTGATGCATATAACCTGCTCCATATTGTTTTTCATCATCAGCCTTTTTGAATCGACATTCTCTGATCTTGTGCCTAGGTTTGTTgcagtagtagcattccagagTGCCACGTCTTCTTCCTCTTTGAAAAACACGTCATTTTCCTCGATACGAATTGAAATTTCTTTCACCTTCATTATTAGAATTGCTTGATGAGCCTCGGTCATTGCCATAAGAATTAGTGCCTTTGCCATTCAAATTTCCTCCTTCACCTCGTCCGCCTCTTCCACGTCCGAAGCTTTGTTTAGGGCTAGAAGTTTGATTGCCATTGCCTCCCGTAGTTGTAACTTGAGACTTGAGTGCTTGATTAGGTTGAGTATTAGGAGGATTCCTCAAATTAATTTTGATCTCATGTGCCTCAAATTTTCCTTGCACCTCTTCCATAGAAAAAGTTGAAATATCATTTGACTCTTTGATGGTAGCCACAACATAATCGAATTTTGCGGGTAAGCTACGAAGAATTTTCTCAACAATTCTTGCATCTCAAGAATCTTCCCATTTGAAGCCATTTGATTAACGATAAAGGTAACTCTGATAAAGTAGTCTTTGATTGTCTCATCTTCTTTCATCTCCAACTTTTCAAATTCTTTCCTTAAAGATTGCAGACGAACCTTCTTTACCTTCTCCTTACCTCTGTAGGCATTCTCAATCATATCCCATGTTTGCTTTGCATTTTCAGCTTTCACAACTCTTTCATATACTTGCATCTCAATGGTTTGATAGATGTGGAAAAGTGCCATGCTGTACTTCTTTCGGTTCTCCCTCAAAGTATTCATTTGCGCTTGAGTTAATGCAACTTCGTTATGCGTCTCTTCATAACCTGCTTCAACAATATTCCATAGCTTCAAAGCCTTCAACAACACCTTTATATTATTGCTCCAGTAGTCGTAATTATCACCACCAAATTGAGGAATTAGTGAAGCCAAGTTGTGACCATTTGCATTTGCATTCGCCATATTGACAATACTTCAacatggctctgataccaatttgtAGGAGGAAGAGCGATAGAGAAACGTAGGAGAGGGGAGAGGTTTTTAAAACTTGAAAAGACTCTtctgattttttatttctttttcacaCATCAAACTCATAACACTACATGGCTTTTTAGCCACTACAATACATCATCATTTTTTTACAATACATCATCATTTATTTAGCTAATTATAAGCTTCTTAATAATTGAAACACCTAGAGAAATTGATAGGGGTTTGACCACctacaaaagtagggataaaaacacttaaaatacttgcaagagaacaaggttgttgtagtaaaaacggctcaagtaaggtcgtttTCCGTTGagattatttaaaacaatttatgagAAACCCTAATCCTAGTTAActatttaaaaacaaagattggaaaatggtgatttaatgacctaaattaagaaaaatgaaattaattaaaaaggctaattaaaatttgcaatttttagagaaagaaaatggaaacaatTATTTTAAGATTTCAAAATGAGAAAAtactagggttccgccgtcaccATAACAATCCTACGTAGTTCTTCTAATttcttatgaattacacatgcattttttgaaggttaggttttctaAAGTATGCCTTACTTGGAACCCCCAACATAGAACATATATCTAAccatgcaacccgtccgtggcgtccagatcgaatgtgaatatgcaagactcattaagttttatgaaaaccttttgaataACCATATAACTCCTAAGATGTGTCGTCCATCCTAAGTAGCTACACatgttaaccacaagaagccttagtcaatttcaaggacagCCCTCtgtcaaaattgcatcaaattacttttctaattaTCCTAATGGTCGCGAATGACTAAGACAAATAGATAGTTTAAAGCACAATGATTAACAATCCAaaatttgcatgcataaattcataagaaaattaaaaagagactacatattcttgctaaggatcatggcctcaccctaccaaaagaaaattagctacggatattcataattaaaatcaacatAGTTGTATTAAActagaaaaagaatgaaaacaccttgaagAATAAAGTCTTGAAATCTCTAAGCTTTGCACAAAAGCTTTTCCTAATCTTGCATATGTTCTCCCTCCAAACcctaagttttttattttgatttttaaaaGGCTTATTTCTACTACTCTAAATAAAATCCTCCtagtaaaaggtcttagaatcaAACTAggaaatcaaataaattgaaataaaataggaaacataatcctaaattaactTGGTAAATTCGCCCAGAAATCTGCACaaccacgttttggacccaaatcagctccaaaactggcccaaaatAGGTTGATTTATAGCTTGGACTAtttgaacacttctccagaaggcgacgaacccatctgaggtcatcttgggctccaaaaatacAATTTAAGCCCATAAACGTCACTTTCCAACAACGCGCACTGCTCCTTCATTtaatcgccagaaaataaccgcttggtagaaACTGCTGAGATTTTGACACGAACAACCAAGAGacacacgaacgtcctccaatttgaatcactccaaaatttgtCTGTTTGGtcatgttttgctccagaggaagtcgaatgtcctacattgaaaatataaagcaaagtatcaaaattctaccaaaataattaccaaattatactaagaatagggtaaaatatataatataatattgactcatcaaAATACCTCCAAACTTAGCTTTGTGCTTGTcctcaaacaaaacaaaactagaaaacaaaaataaaagctaACAAACTAGAAACTTAACTAAAACTTGACTAAGACAAAAAATTTCATCTTCAAGTTGCAATTCATAGAAAacgttaaaaattaaaacatgtTCCAACGAATCCCACCACAGAGtttaagccatttagaatcaattagaaaagaattcatgaacttcctttggtgtaaagtgaaccaaaaTAGTTAAAGAGACTTGACTAAAACCTTTACTTCTTGTCCTTTTTATTCCACACGTACTAactttacataattttttttctcgttttcgattttttttacacatttttgttttctagtaacagtagtggtcgtgcaatgtcagttcacttaagctttctctccaacccatgtaacgagctttaggtcaatgactcccaaaccacaagggctttagggcactaggtgtagaacacccctaaggacttatttACTCAAGttgaaaaggctacgaaaccaactaaccatcATGCCCCATGCCAAGactctaccgtttgacgcgagaatcactgctgattaggTAGGATTGGCCCGGTTACTAAGCAAAGCCTcgggtgagacaattattactttattcatACCAATAACTAACTTTACttagaacaaaaattaaaaaataaacttagactaaaagtaattgtttcaatctcactccccacaaaccatgttaaTGTGCATGTGCAAATTTTCAAAGTATAGCTCATGAATTAGTGTTtaagcaacgataaatagaaaataCTTTACTGTGGGATTAACCTTTACTATGTCCATGtgttctaacgtttaaaataatctatggatattaatttaaaaagaatgaaaattttattttattgactCAAAATTTAAGAACCGCAAATTTtatttcccacccccaaacttaaattacacattgtcctcaaggtgtggaaaataaatataagaaaagaaacaaaaatatgaaATCCTAAAATAAAA encodes:
- the LOC139195173 gene encoding subtilisin-like protease SBT4.4, which produces MNEDYEVVRSYTSSTRDPQANIFKSEFVKDPAAPTFAYFSGRGPNDILNNIIKPDITAPGVEIVAVYSAVSSPTPSSEDKRRVKYNMLFGTSLSCPHAAAAAAYVKSF
- the LOC139195043 gene encoding uncharacterized protein, whose protein sequence is MANANANGHNLASLIPQFGGDNYDYWSNNIKVLLKALKLWNIVEAGYEETHNEVALTQAQMNTLRENRKKYSMALFHIYQTIEMQVYERVVKAENAKQTWDMIENAYRGKEKVKKVRLQSLRKEFEKLEMKEDETIKDYFIRVTFIVNQMASNGKILEMQELLRKFFVAYPQNSIMLWLPSKSQMIFQLFLWKRCKENLRHMRSKLI